From the genome of Scytonema hofmannii PCC 7110, one region includes:
- a CDS encoding histone deacetylase, with translation MDLPIIYHPDYVASLPEGHRFPMPKFKLLYELLLHDGVAQKEQFHQPSRPPKEFIELVHTAEYVQAYIEGTLDAKAQRRIGLPWSPALVNRTCVAVGGTILTAQLALQNGLACNTAGGTHHAFPSYGSGFCIFNDLAIAARVLQKLGLVQQILIVDLDVHQGDGTAFIFQEDDSVFTFSMHCEVNFPGTKQKSNLDVPLPVGMEDDAYLQTLANSLPDLLSNVKPDLVFYDAGVDPHIGDSLGKLALTDTGIFRREMQVLSTCVAAGYPTACVIGGGYADDMKSLVWRHSLLHRAASEVYRIC, from the coding sequence ATGGATTTACCTATTATTTACCATCCCGATTACGTTGCCTCATTACCCGAAGGTCATCGCTTCCCGATGCCCAAGTTTAAATTACTTTATGAACTGCTACTACATGATGGGGTGGCACAAAAAGAACAATTTCATCAACCCTCGCGTCCACCAAAAGAATTTATCGAGTTAGTTCACACTGCGGAGTACGTTCAAGCTTACATCGAAGGTACTTTAGATGCCAAAGCACAACGGCGCATCGGCTTACCTTGGAGTCCAGCACTAGTCAATCGTACCTGTGTAGCAGTTGGCGGTACTATTCTCACTGCTCAACTCGCACTTCAGAACGGTTTGGCTTGCAATACTGCAGGCGGAACTCATCATGCTTTTCCCAGTTATGGATCTGGTTTTTGCATTTTCAACGATTTGGCAATTGCAGCCCGCGTGTTGCAAAAACTCGGTCTTGTTCAACAAATTTTGATTGTAGATCTGGATGTGCATCAAGGAGATGGCACTGCTTTTATTTTTCAGGAAGATGATAGTGTTTTTACTTTCTCAATGCACTGTGAAGTCAATTTTCCAGGTACAAAACAGAAAAGCAATTTAGATGTTCCTTTACCAGTGGGAATGGAAGATGATGCTTACTTGCAAACGTTGGCAAATTCTCTACCAGATTTGTTATCTAATGTCAAGCCAGATTTGGTATTTTACGACGCTGGTGTAGACCCTCATATAGGTGACTCTTTGGGAAAATTAGCACTCACAGATACAGGCATTTTTCGGCGCGAAATGCAGGTTTTGAGTACCTGCGTTGCAGCTGGTTACCCTACCGCCTGTGTGATTGGCGGTGGTTACGCTGATGATATGAAATCGCTGGTATGGCGTCACTCGCTCCTGCATCGTGCTGCTAGCGAAGTATATCGTATTTGTTAA